A region from the Oncorhynchus tshawytscha isolate Ot180627B linkage group LG26, Otsh_v2.0, whole genome shotgun sequence genome encodes:
- the mfsd6b gene encoding major facilitator superfamily domain-containing protein 6-B isoform X2 — protein sequence MEVLQGVTHASVWAACISYLSAAVPPELRTSAQGILQGLHLGLGRGCGAMVGGVFVNFFGAAHTFRGIGIASLVILLLFALIQWLAVQSGEKHTKMLAENIPVPSSPVPIATIDVIQSDNVAATTPPPRKTKHQEEQEDMSKPAWVVSASPWVSLAFALHQIREIAVLARSSPANNHQPLEEINEISIDEPTEETSQSSSQDPPSRSPQTGPSQGGTPLPDQDPPMPADQPPLPTGHTQ from the exons GTGTGACCCATGCCTCAGTGTGGGCAGCGTGTATCTCCTACCTGAGTGCTGCTGTACCTCCAGAGCTGAGGACCTCTGCCCAGGGTATCCTCCAGGGCCTGCACCTGGGGCTGGGCCGGGGCTGTGGGGCCATGGTGGGGGGAGTGTTTGTCAACTTCTTTG GAGCAGCCCACACCTTCAGAGGGATAGGAATCGCCTCCctcgtcatcctcctcctcttcgctCTCATCCAATGGCTGGCTGTGCAGAGTGGGGAGAAAC ATACCAAAATGCTGGCGGAGAACATTCCCGTCCCCTCCAGTCCTGTTCCCATAGCAACCATCGACGTTATCCAATCAGATAACGTCGCcgcaacaacaccaccaccaaggAAGACCAAGCaccaggaggagcaggaggacatGAGCAAGCCCGCCTGGGTGGTGTCCGCCTCGCCCTGGGTCTCCCTGGCCTTCGCCCTGCACCAGATCAGAGAGATCGCTGTCCTGGCCAGGAGCAGCCCTGCCAACAACCATCAGCCGCTCGAG GAGATCAATGAGATCAGCATAGATGAACCAACAGAGGAAACCTCCCAGTCCTCATCTCAAGACCCCCCCAGCAGGTCCCCACAGACGGGACCCTCTCAGGGGGGAACCCCCCTACCTGACCAGGATCCCCCTATGCCTGCGGACCAACCACCCCTCCCCACTGGCCACACACAGTAA